Within Methanofollis sp., the genomic segment GCGGCCGGAGCGGCTGCGGCGGGTGCAGCGGCAACGGTGGCGACGGCGGCCTTCGAGATGGCCTCCTCAATGTCAACACCGTCGAGTGCGGCCACGAGGGCCTTCACACGAGCGTCGTCAGCGGCGATACCGGCAGCGGAGAGAACAGCCTTGACATTCTCTTCGTTGATGTCCTTACCTGCGTTGTGCAGGAGCAGTGCAGCGTAGATGTATTCCATTTCATTCACCTCAAATTTTTCTCA encodes:
- the rpl12p gene encoding 50S ribosomal protein P1; translation: MEYIYAALLLHNAGKDINEENVKAVLSAAGIAADDARVKALVAALDGVDIEEAISKAAVATVAAAPAAAAPAAAAPVEEEAEEEKKEEEEESGMAGLGALFG